A region of Maribacter algicola DNA encodes the following proteins:
- a CDS encoding RNA methyltransferase: protein MRKLKNEELDRLDVDQFKKSEKIPVSIILDNIRSLNNIGSVFRTSDAFLVEKIYLCGITAKPPHKDIHKTALGATESVEWEYVEDIMDLLPKLKSSGYMNLAIEQAVGAQMLHTFLPNTSGKYALIFGNEVKGVQQKVVDGCDSVLEIPQFGTKHSLNISVSVGVVVWDFWSKLQK, encoded by the coding sequence ATGAGAAAACTAAAGAACGAGGAGCTGGACCGATTGGACGTAGACCAGTTTAAGAAAAGTGAAAAAATTCCCGTAAGTATCATATTGGACAACATACGTAGTCTGAATAATATTGGATCTGTTTTTAGAACCTCCGATGCGTTTTTGGTGGAGAAAATATACCTCTGCGGAATTACGGCAAAACCACCACATAAGGATATCCATAAGACCGCCCTTGGTGCCACGGAAAGTGTGGAATGGGAGTATGTGGAAGATATTATGGACTTGTTGCCAAAGCTTAAATCCAGTGGGTATATGAATTTGGCTATAGAGCAGGCCGTGGGGGCTCAGATGCTCCATACTTTTTTGCCAAATACATCTGGAAAGTACGCGCTGATTTTTGGAAACGAAGTAAAAGGGGTGCAGCAAAAAGTAGTGGATGGGTGCGATTCCGTGTTGGAAATACCCCAATTTGGGACCAAACACTCCTTGAATATTTCTGTTAGTGTGGGGGTGGTGGTTTGGGATTTCTGGAGTAAACTACAAAAATAA
- the mutS gene encoding DNA mismatch repair protein MutS gives MKKVTPLMKQYNTIKTKYPDALLLFRVGDFYETFGEDAVKASKILGIILTHRNNGGDRTELAGFPHHSLNTYLPKLVKAGQRVAICDQLEDPKQTKTIVKRGVTELVTPGVALNDDILNAKSNNFLCAVHFGRKKIGVAFADISTGEFLTSEGSEEQVDKLLQNFSPNEILISKSHRKEFADIFGNQFHTFFVEDWVYQEDYALENLTNHFKTKSLKGFGVDHLGHGIIASGVILHYLSETQHRQLQHINTLQRVAEDEYIWMDRFTIKNLELYHSNNENAVTLLDVIDKTISPMGGRMIKRWLALPLKNVQKIRSRHEVVKHLYENEEILHKLQANIKHIGDLERLISKISTGKVNPKEVVLLKNSLQAIIPIKQITCNSQNEALALIGDKLHSCDLLRNKIKEMLNEEAPVNILKGNVIADGFSDELDELRGLATRGKDYLDQMLERETQATGISSLKIASNNVFGYYIEVRNTHKNKVPETWIRKQTLVNAERYITEELKEYESKILGAEERITSLEQQLFSQLIVWMQEYIQPVQQNAHLIAQLDCLCGFTQLAKENQYVAPELNGSTDIIIKNGRHPVIEKQLPLGEAYIANDVSLDRSGQQIIMITGPNMSGKSAILRQTALIVLLAQMGSFVPAEAAQIGYVDKIFTRVGASDNISMGESTFMVEMNETASILNNLSERSLVLLDEIGRGTSTYDGISIAWAISEYLHEHPARAKTLFATHYHELNEMAATFDRIKNYNVSVKELKDNVLFLRKLTPGGSEHSFGIHVAKMAGMPQQVISRANKILKKLEKSHSNEELTEKLSSSREEMQLSFFNLDDPLLEEIKEEILHLDIDTLTPVEALMKLNEIKRLLSKKKKATS, from the coding sequence ATGAAAAAGGTGACCCCATTGATGAAACAATACAATACCATCAAGACCAAATATCCTGATGCCCTGTTGTTGTTTCGTGTGGGCGACTTTTACGAGACTTTTGGGGAAGATGCCGTCAAGGCCTCCAAAATTCTGGGCATTATCCTTACACATCGAAACAATGGCGGTGACCGAACGGAACTGGCCGGTTTTCCCCACCATTCCTTGAATACCTATCTGCCCAAATTGGTAAAGGCCGGGCAACGAGTGGCCATTTGTGACCAGTTGGAGGACCCCAAACAGACCAAGACCATCGTAAAACGCGGGGTCACTGAATTGGTGACTCCGGGCGTAGCATTAAATGATGATATCCTAAATGCAAAGAGCAATAATTTTCTTTGTGCCGTCCATTTTGGGAGAAAGAAGATCGGGGTTGCCTTTGCGGATATCTCAACAGGGGAATTCTTGACTTCTGAAGGAAGCGAAGAGCAGGTGGACAAGCTTTTACAAAATTTCTCGCCCAATGAAATCCTCATCTCCAAATCGCACCGCAAGGAATTCGCCGACATTTTTGGAAATCAGTTCCACACCTTTTTTGTGGAGGATTGGGTTTACCAAGAGGACTATGCCCTGGAGAACCTCACCAACCATTTTAAGACCAAATCCTTAAAGGGATTTGGGGTGGACCATTTAGGACATGGGATTATCGCATCCGGCGTAATCCTGCACTATCTATCAGAAACCCAGCACAGGCAGCTGCAACACATCAACACCCTTCAGCGCGTTGCCGAGGACGAATATATTTGGATGGACCGTTTCACCATTAAAAACCTGGAACTGTACCACTCCAATAACGAAAATGCCGTAACCTTATTGGACGTTATTGACAAAACCATATCCCCAATGGGAGGACGGATGATCAAACGCTGGTTGGCCCTACCGCTTAAAAACGTCCAAAAAATTAGGAGTCGGCATGAGGTTGTAAAACACTTGTACGAAAACGAGGAAATACTTCACAAATTACAGGCGAACATCAAACATATTGGGGATTTGGAACGGCTGATTTCCAAGATTTCCACAGGGAAAGTAAACCCAAAGGAGGTTGTTCTGCTAAAGAATTCCCTGCAGGCCATCATACCTATCAAACAAATTACCTGCAACTCCCAGAACGAGGCTTTGGCCCTCATTGGGGACAAATTACATTCTTGTGACCTGTTGCGAAACAAAATCAAGGAAATGCTCAATGAGGAGGCTCCCGTAAATATCCTAAAGGGCAATGTTATTGCCGATGGATTTTCCGATGAATTGGATGAATTACGTGGACTGGCAACCCGTGGGAAGGATTATTTGGACCAAATGCTGGAACGCGAAACGCAGGCGACCGGTATATCCTCACTTAAAATTGCTTCCAACAACGTTTTTGGCTATTATATAGAAGTTCGAAACACCCACAAAAACAAGGTTCCGGAAACTTGGATCCGTAAACAGACCTTGGTCAACGCAGAGCGCTATATTACAGAAGAGCTAAAAGAATACGAATCTAAAATCTTGGGAGCGGAGGAACGTATCACTTCTTTAGAACAGCAGTTGTTCTCGCAGCTAATCGTGTGGATGCAGGAATATATCCAACCGGTACAGCAAAATGCCCATCTAATAGCTCAACTCGACTGTCTCTGCGGATTTACCCAATTGGCGAAGGAAAACCAGTACGTTGCACCAGAACTCAATGGTTCCACGGATATTATTATTAAAAACGGACGCCATCCGGTCATAGAAAAACAATTGCCATTGGGCGAGGCCTACATTGCCAATGACGTATCCTTGGATCGAAGCGGCCAACAAATTATCATGATTACGGGACCCAATATGAGTGGTAAATCGGCTATTTTACGACAAACGGCGCTCATTGTACTCTTGGCCCAAATGGGAAGTTTTGTTCCCGCTGAAGCTGCGCAAATTGGCTATGTGGATAAAATTTTTACCCGTGTAGGCGCCAGTGACAATATCTCGATGGGAGAATCGACCTTTATGGTTGAAATGAACGAGACCGCCTCTATCCTCAACAATCTTTCAGAACGAAGTTTGGTGCTTTTGGATGAAATTGGCCGGGGAACCAGTACCTACGATGGTATTTCCATCGCCTGGGCCATTTCGGAGTATCTTCACGAACATCCTGCAAGGGCCAAAACCTTGTTTGCCACACACTACCATGAATTGAACGAGATGGCGGCTACCTTTGACCGCATTAAAAACTACAATGTTTCCGTAAAAGAACTCAAGGATAACGTATTGTTCCTTAGAAAATTAACACCTGGTGGCAGCGAGCATAGTTTTGGCATCCATGTGGCCAAAATGGCGGGTATGCCACAACAGGTCATATCTAGGGCCAATAAGATTTTAAAGAAATTGGAGAAATCCCACTCCAACGAAGAACTAACAGAAAAGCTCTCGTCTTCAAGGGAAGAAATGCAGCTAAGCTTCTTTAATTTGGACGATCCCCTCTTGGAAGAGATTAAGGAAGAAATCCTACATTTGGACATTGATACACTTACCCCAGTGGAGGCCTTGATGAAACTCAACGAGATAAAACGCTTGTTGTCAAAAAAGAAGAAAGCTACCTCTTAA
- the folK gene encoding 2-amino-4-hydroxy-6-hydroxymethyldihydropteridine diphosphokinase codes for MLESNTVYFSIGSNLGQKRNNLQKAIFLIGERIGEVTAISHVYNTPALGFDSDDFFNACLEVKTDSPPEDVLEHLLAIEKHLGRERTSESGYQSRVIDLDIIYFDTHVVHTEKLTVPHSRMTERRFVLKPLADIAPQFYHPIVNKDTRNLLQETKDKSEITKLPIKLFKNRMELFSDVQFLAIEGNIGAGKTSLAAKISENFNAKLILERFAENPFLPNFYKDKARYAFPLEMSFLADRYQQYMDDTNQFDLFTNFMVSDYDIFKSLIFAKVTLQKDEFELYRKIFNFMYKEVKKPKIYVYLYQTTERLLEQIKMRGRDYEKGIDANYLEKINRGYLDFLRTYPQQNQLIIDVSELDFVNKEPDYKTLLESISSFALQQRD; via the coding sequence ATGTTAGAATCGAACACCGTTTATTTTTCCATTGGCAGTAATCTGGGCCAAAAGCGCAACAACCTACAAAAAGCAATCTTTCTCATTGGGGAACGTATTGGCGAGGTCACCGCTATTTCCCATGTTTACAACACCCCTGCCCTAGGATTTGATTCGGATGATTTTTTCAACGCCTGTCTCGAAGTAAAGACCGACTCGCCTCCTGAGGATGTTTTGGAGCATCTATTGGCCATTGAAAAACACTTAGGCAGGGAAAGAACCTCGGAATCAGGATACCAAAGCCGGGTTATTGATCTGGACATCATTTATTTTGATACGCACGTGGTGCATACGGAAAAGTTGACCGTACCCCATTCCAGAATGACGGAACGCAGGTTTGTTTTAAAGCCCTTGGCCGATATCGCCCCACAATTTTATCACCCCATCGTCAATAAGGACACTCGTAATCTATTACAGGAAACCAAGGACAAGAGCGAAATAACGAAACTGCCGATAAAACTCTTTAAAAATAGAATGGAATTGTTTTCCGATGTACAGTTTCTTGCCATCGAAGGAAATATTGGCGCCGGAAAAACCAGTTTGGCCGCCAAAATATCGGAGAATTTTAATGCCAAATTGATTTTGGAACGTTTTGCGGAAAACCCCTTCCTACCAAATTTTTATAAAGATAAAGCGCGGTATGCCTTTCCCTTAGAAATGTCCTTTTTAGCCGATAGGTATCAGCAATATATGGACGATACCAATCAATTCGATCTTTTTACAAATTTTATGGTCAGTGACTACGACATATTCAAGTCGCTGATATTTGCCAAGGTAACACTACAAAAAGATGAATTTGAACTGTACAGGAAGATTTTCAATTTTATGTACAAGGAGGTCAAAAAACCTAAAATCTACGTCTATCTGTATCAGACCACGGAGCGACTTTTGGAGCAGATCAAAATGCGAGGCAGGGACTACGAAAAGGGCATAGATGCCAACTATCTTGAGAAGATAAATCGCGGTTACCTTGATTTTTTAAGGACGTATCCCCAACAAAACCAGTTGATTATAGATGTTTCCGAGCTTGACTTTGTAAATAAAGAACCTGATTACAAAACCCTCTTAGAAAGTATTTCCAGCTTTGCCCTTCAACAGCGGGATTAA
- the sppA gene encoding signal peptide peptidase SppA, which translates to MKFLGNLLAAILGTLIALGIIFVMFFVFIALLGSGEDTVSVKSNSVLEIQLQRPIADYTGSSEMNPFSGLFEESQGLDDILQAITVAKGDERIKGISINNNFLLAGLAQTQTLRKALDDFKESGKFIYAYGDFYSQKDYYLASVADSVFLNPVGVMDFRGLSSEVLYFKDLQEKTGVKMEVIRHGKYKSAVEPFLENEMSEANRKQIGELLQSLWNSMIDDISMARDISPHDLNIIADTLGGRMPKYAKQNRLIDEVLFYDEYESVIARALSEEEKEDINYISLDDYTRFSTKKELKVGNDKIAVIFAQGEIFYGEGGPDVIGQGIINEALIKAREDEKVKAIVLRVNSPGGSALTSDIIWREVELAKEVKPVVVSMGNVAASGGYYIAAGADKIFAEPTTITGSIGVFGTIPNIEGLAKDIGINAEQVGTNKNSVEYSLFEPMGEAFRNQVQESIEDTYETFLTRVSNGRNISMAQADSIAQGRVWSGVDAKRLGLVDELGTLEDAIAEAARMAEIESYGIRKYPKYKSGFERFIEDISGAGAKMKENIIKEEIGEETYHILKDIKSYMNQKGIQARMPFILNID; encoded by the coding sequence ATGAAGTTTTTGGGAAACCTTTTAGCGGCCATTCTGGGCACCTTAATTGCCTTGGGAATCATCTTTGTGATGTTCTTTGTATTCATTGCGCTTTTGGGAAGCGGTGAGGATACCGTAAGTGTTAAGAGCAACTCTGTTTTGGAAATTCAGCTACAAAGGCCTATAGCAGATTATACCGGTAGCAGTGAAATGAATCCGTTCTCCGGTTTGTTCGAGGAATCCCAAGGATTGGACGATATTCTTCAAGCGATAACCGTTGCAAAAGGTGATGAGAGAATAAAGGGTATTAGTATCAACAACAATTTTTTGTTGGCCGGATTGGCCCAGACACAGACCCTGCGAAAGGCCTTGGACGACTTCAAGGAATCCGGGAAGTTCATATACGCCTACGGCGATTTCTATTCCCAGAAGGATTATTATTTGGCCAGTGTGGCGGATTCGGTTTTCTTGAATCCAGTAGGGGTAATGGACTTTAGGGGTCTTTCTTCAGAAGTGCTGTACTTTAAGGACCTACAGGAAAAAACAGGTGTGAAAATGGAGGTCATCCGTCACGGGAAGTATAAAAGTGCTGTGGAGCCTTTTCTGGAAAATGAGATGAGCGAGGCAAACAGGAAACAAATTGGAGAATTGCTGCAGTCGCTTTGGAATTCAATGATCGATGACATTTCCATGGCCAGGGATATAAGCCCTCACGACTTAAATATCATTGCAGATACTCTAGGTGGAAGGATGCCCAAATATGCCAAGCAGAACCGTTTGATCGACGAGGTTCTCTTCTATGATGAATACGAGAGTGTAATCGCCCGTGCTCTTTCAGAAGAAGAAAAAGAGGATATCAATTACATTTCATTGGATGATTATACTCGGTTCTCTACCAAAAAGGAATTAAAAGTAGGGAACGATAAAATTGCGGTCATTTTTGCCCAAGGGGAAATATTTTATGGTGAGGGCGGACCGGATGTAATCGGTCAAGGCATTATAAACGAAGCCTTGATCAAGGCCCGTGAGGATGAAAAGGTAAAGGCCATAGTGCTACGGGTAAATTCACCCGGGGGTAGTGCCCTTACTTCTGATATCATATGGCGGGAAGTGGAACTGGCCAAAGAAGTAAAGCCCGTAGTGGTGTCCATGGGCAATGTGGCCGCCTCCGGCGGTTATTATATTGCGGCCGGGGCCGATAAAATTTTTGCCGAACCAACTACCATTACGGGATCGATCGGGGTTTTTGGAACGATTCCCAATATCGAAGGCCTGGCCAAGGACATCGGCATCAATGCGGAGCAAGTGGGTACCAATAAGAACTCGGTCGAGTATTCCCTATTTGAACCCATGGGAGAGGCCTTTAGGAACCAGGTGCAGGAGAGTATCGAGGATACCTATGAAACCTTCCTGACACGAGTGTCCAATGGTAGGAACATTTCCATGGCCCAGGCCGATAGCATTGCCCAGGGCAGGGTTTGGAGCGGAGTGGACGCCAAGCGATTGGGTCTTGTGGATGAACTAGGAACTTTGGAAGATGCCATTGCCGAGGCCGCCAGGATGGCCGAAATCGAAAGTTATGGCATACGCAAGTACCCCAAATACAAATCTGGCTTTGAGCGTTTTATCGAAGATATTTCCGGTGCCGGAGCCAAAATGAAGGAAAATATAATCAAAGAGGAAATAGGGGAGGAGACGTACCACATTTTAAAGGATATAAAATCCTATATGAACCAAAAAGGTATTCAGGCCAGAATGCCCTTTATCCTGAACATCGATTAA
- a CDS encoding PepSY domain-containing protein, producing the protein MSRKSENTFREFHRYLGFFLAGIMAVYAISGIVLTFRNTDFLKSEVTITKTIPKGLNEEKLGQELRMRFFKVDKTEGDMVYFGNGTYNKVTGDVSYTEKRQPIVIEKMNKLHKMHQGNPLFWLAILFGIGLLFFSVSAFFMINPKAPIYKKGIYFAVAGFLLTVVLLMV; encoded by the coding sequence ATGAGCAGAAAATCAGAGAACACTTTTAGGGAATTTCACCGCTACCTAGGCTTTTTCCTAGCTGGTATTATGGCTGTTTATGCCATTAGTGGAATTGTTTTAACCTTTAGAAACACAGACTTCCTAAAAAGTGAGGTTACCATCACAAAAACAATCCCTAAAGGGTTGAATGAGGAAAAATTGGGTCAAGAACTTCGTATGCGCTTCTTCAAAGTGGATAAGACGGAGGGAGACATGGTTTATTTTGGCAATGGCACTTATAATAAGGTTACAGGCGATGTATCTTACACAGAAAAGCGTCAACCTATCGTCATCGAAAAAATGAACAAACTGCATAAGATGCACCAGGGGAATCCCTTGTTTTGGCTCGCTATACTATTTGGTATAGGTTTACTGTTCTTTTCTGTATCCGCTTTTTTTATGATCAACCCAAAGGCACCCATTTACAAAAAGGGCATCTATTTTGCCGTTGCTGGTTTTTTATTGACGGTGGTCCTTTTAATGGTTTGA